CCGCCGCGCGTACCGCCGGCGGGATGTCCCGCATCGCGGTGCGCCATGCTTCGAGTTCGCGCGCGGCCCGCAGCGCCGCCCGAACGGCATAGGGCAACGAAAAACCGGGAAAATAGAGTTGCCCAGCGTAAAGATCGCTGCTTTCACGCAGACAGCGCGCTTCCGCCGCGCGGCTTTTCCGCTCGGGTTCCCGCAGATTGAGATCGATCTCCGGTCGGCAGGGACGCCACTGTGGCTGCGACGCGCTCTTGCGCCACGCCGCCGGCCGCGGCCACAATCGCATGACCGTCACGCAGTCTTTGTCAAAGACGAGCAGGCGGTCACGCTTCCATACGACGCCCGGGGTAAACGGTTGACAATTCGCAGACAAACAACACGCCTCCCATCGCTTCTCGCTGATAATGTCGACCCAAGGCATGCGCACCTTTCAAGGGGGGCGTAAGGGGGGCGTGCTGCGCCCGCGCGCATCAGGCGGCGTAGCTGCAGGCGAAGGCCTTCTCGATATCCAGGCGGGGCGAGGCCACGACGCGCACGCGCTTGCGGGCATGATGGGAAATGGCCGCGATGGCGCGGCGGTCCAGCGGGTCGGCCATGGCTACGACGACTTCGCGTTCGGTGGCGAACAACGGCACGCAGTGGTACTCGCGCGCGGCATATTCGGGAACGAGTTGACCGGGGAACTTGGCAACGTTGTCCGGGTGCAGGCGCAAGTAGGGGACACCCTGCTGGCGCGCCACGGCCTGCAGCACGCGGTCCTCGGTCACGGCCCCTTGCTCGACCAGGAGTTCCCCAAGGCGCTGGGGCAGTTGCCTGGCTTGAGCGATGAGCGCCTTGCCAAGCTGCGCCTTGGTGATCGCGCCCATGCGGCAGAGGATGTCGCCGAGCCACGGCTTGCGGCGGGGCGGATGTAAGAGGCGCAAGGGCGGCCGTTCCGGCGCGGCGTTGCCGAGGTGCAGCCGCAGAATGTCAATCTGCCGCTGCAACCCATCCAAGGCTGCCCGCAACTGCACGACCTCGTCGCGGAGTTGCGCATGATGCTGGACGGCAGTGAGCAGTTCGCCGCGCAGCGCGGCAGCGGCGTTTTCCGCCTCGGTCCAGCGCGCGGCGAGCGCGCACTGCGCGCGCCGCGCCTCGCCTATCTGGGCACGGGCGGCGTCCCGTTCGGCGATGGTGCGGTCCAACCGCGCGAGAACGGCGTCGCGCTGCGCCGTCACGCGCTCCACTTGCTGGTACAGCCGGTGAATCACTTTCCTGGCTTGAAGGGCGTGGGCTTCCGCGCGGGCGCGCGCGGCGCGCAGCGCGGCAATCTCGTTCGTCTGCCGGACATGCTCCCCGCGCGCCGCTTCCAGGCGTTCCTGCAGGGCGGCAATCCGCGCGATTCCCTGCTCGTTCTGCCCGACCAGCGCGTCCATCTCGAAGCGCGCGCGCACGAGTTCCTCTTCCGTGGTGCGCAACCGGTGTTCCAGGCGCTCGGCGAGCGCGTCCGCGCGCGCCTTTTCTCCCGCGAGCCGGTCCATGGCCGCGGCCGTCTCCGGGGAGCACGCGCGCGAATGCGCCTGCTGCCGCACAGTAGCGCGCAATGTCTCGAACCTGCTTCGGAGCGCGGCGTGCTGTTGCCGCGCCCGGTTCAGCGCAATCTCGAATTCACGCGCGATCCCGCGGGCGGCCGCGGCCTCGGCCTCCGCGATCCGCCGCCGCTCCCATGCCGCGTCGAGTTGCCGGGCCAATCCCGCGTAGAGCCGTTCCGCGGCGGTCAGTTGCTCACGGCTCGAAGCGACATCTCCGAGCAGGTCCCAGAGCCGCGCGACGAGAACGTCCGTTTCTTCCCGCTGCCGTGCGTTTTCCGCGCGCAGTTGGTGAGCGTCCTGGGCGATGCGGACGGCGCGGCCCACGGCGGCGTCTTTCGCCGCTTCCATGACCCGGGCGCGCTCCGCCACAAGCACCGATACCGCGGTGACATCCTGACCGGCTGAAGTCAGCTCGGGCAAGGCGGCCGCAAGACTGCTGTAGCGCCCGAGCGTCTCGCGCAGACGCAGCAACTCCGCGTAGAGCGCGTGCAACTGGCGCTGATTGACGCGCCGTTCCGCCCGCGCGGCCTCATTTGCCCGCAGCAGCGCCGCGGCAAGCGCACGGTCCTCCCGGGCCTGCTGCCGCGCCTCCTCTTCCGCGACGGCCGCGGCGGCGGTACGCGCCCGCATGTGCGCGAGAAGACGGTGGAGGCGCGCCACCTCGCGCGCCAGCCCCGCGGGCGCGACAGCACCTTGCGCCGGGCTTGCCGGCAGCGTCTGAGGCGGAACCGGCATGGGCACAACCCGGCCCCGGGCGAGAAGGGTTCGCAAACCCGGTGTAAGGTTTTCCAAACGTTCGGGGGGCACCGCCGACGCGGCCACGACCGGATGGCCCCTGTCGGTGAATGCGCGCACCAACGCTTCCAGCGTATCCGCTTCGCCGTTGAACCGTTCCAGCGCGTCCACCAGCAGTACCGCGCGCCGCGCGCCGGGTCCCGGCGCCGGGTTCGCGGACAATTCCCGTAGTTCCGGGGGAAAATGAGACGGCGACACGCACGCGACCGCGCTCCCTGCGCCTTCACGCAGGTAGCGCGCAAGACAACGCAGCAAATGGGTCTTGCCTGCCCCGGACCCGCCCACGAGCACGACCGGAGCAGGGCTGCGCTCACGCAGCTCGGCGATTTCCCTGCATGCGGCCACGGCGGCGCGGTTGTGCTCCGTCACAAGGAAACGTGTCCACTCCTGACCCAAGGTCTGTACATGCTCCTCCCGGGTCCGAGCACGAGGGCTGACACAGGCCCGCCATCGATGCCCGCGCATCCCGAGCGCAATGCGGCGCGCTCCCTGGGGAAGTATGAAAGCCGCGCCAAGGCGCACCGCTTGTCAAGTAACATCCTGAGCATACAAAATATTGGGTGTAAAGTCAATATTACCCACAATCGCTAGTGATAATGATTCGCGAAAAGCGAATTACTACTCTTACTTATAAAAAAATGAAAATTGCCATGAACAGAATGCCTGTAAATCGAATACTTCCGCTGAAGGACTGCGTACGGAAAGGCAAAGATGCCAATGGAAGACTCTCCTCCGGGATAGACCGGAATGGAGAATAAACCTTCAGATGTGGGAGCGCGGTTCAGGCAAGCGCGCGGGCGGTCACGTCGTAGACATCGGCGGCAGTAACCACCACGTCGACGAATTCGCCCGCGCGCAATGGAGCGGAGGCATGCACGTAGACACAGCCATCGATTTCCGGTGCCTCTCCCGGGGACCGCCCGGCCCACAGTCCCCGGCCGTCGTCGAAGCGTTCGATAAGCACTCTAGTGCGCTGCCCGATGCGTTCGCGGTTGTGGAGGGCCGTGATTTCGGCCTGCAGTTCGAGCACGGCGTCTTTGCGGCGCGCACGGGTCGTTTCGCGGGTCTGGCGGGGCATTGCGGCGGCGGGCGTATCCTCTTCGGGCGAATAGGCGAATACGCCGAGCCAGTGGAAGGCGAGTTCGCCGAGCCCTTCGAGCATGCGTTTGTGCGCGCGGTCCGTTTCGCCGGGGAAGCCGGTAATCATGGTTGTGCGCAACACGATACCGGCGACGGCGTCGCGCAAGCGCCGCACCAGTTCGAACGTGTTCACTTCGCGATGGGGCCGCTTCATCAACCGCAACATGCCGGGGTCAAGATGCTGTAGAGGCATGTCCAGATAGGGAACAATTTTCGGGCAATCGGCGAGCGCTTGCAGGAATTCATCCGTCACGCCGCCGGGGTAGCAGTACAGACAACGGATCCAGAAGTCGCCGTCGAGCGCGGCAAGGTCGCGCAGCAGCGCGGGCAGCCGGTATTCCGCGGCGAGGTCGCGCCCATAGGCGGTCAAGTCCTGTGCGATGAGGTTGATTTCCCGCACACCTTGGCGCACAAGTTCCTGCGCCTCGCGCAACAGCAGGCCGCGATCGACGGAGCGGAGCTTGCCCTTCATGAGCGGAATGGAACAGAAGGTGCAGCCATGATTGCAGCCGTCCGAGATTTTCAGGAATGCGTGCGGCGCGCCGCCGAGACGCTTTCGGCGCATGAAGGGATAGATGGTGACGGCGGGCGCCTCGTGAACGTCCTTGCGCGAAGCTGCTGCTTCCCCACGGACCATGTCTACCATCTCGCGGAACTGCCCCACGCCAACGATGCCGTCGATCTCGGGAATTTCCGCGAGCAGGTCGCCCGCGTAACGCTGGGCCAGGCAGCCCATGACATACAGGCGCGGCGCGCCGGTATTGCGCCTGCGCTGCGCCCAATCGACCAGCGCCTGGACGGACTGCCGTTTGGCGTCGGCGATGAACCCGCAAGTGGTGACGACCACGGCGTCAAGCGCGTCATCGCCTTCGGGGTCCGGTTCCAGGTGCAGGGCGCAGCCGGCATCCTCGAGCATGGCGGCCAGGTATTCCGTGTCCACCGAGTTCTTATCGCAGCCCAGCGTAACGAGGCCCACGCGCATGACGGCACTCCAGAAGGCACATTTCAGCTTCACGTCCGGGACGGAGCGGGATGCGCCCCGCATCTATTCCAGCGTGAGGCGCCGACGGCTCCTTATGATGCCATTACATAGGGCACTGTCGCCATATTACGGGTTACGCGACCAGTTTCTCGCGGGCCCCCAGCCGCGCGGCCAGTTCCTCGTGCCCCATCAGTTCCGCAAGGTCGACCGGCGTCAACCCGTTCAGCACTTCGTTGTGCATTCCGGGGTCCGCACCGCACGCAAGCAGGATGGCCGCCACTTCACCGCGGCCCGTCAGGGCGGCCCAGTGCAACGGCGTCATGCCCATGTTGCTCTGGATATTGACATTCGCCGCCGCGCTCAGGTCCCGGACCGCGTCCGCGTGTCCTTCCCGCGCCGCCTTGTGCAGCGGCGTCTCGCCGAGCGCGTCCTCCGCGTTCACATCGGCGCCGTAGCGGACCAGGGACCGCACGGCATCCGTCAACCCGAACAAGGCGGCCCGGTGCAGCGGCGTCATGCTCCCGACACCGCACTCCGACCCTTCGTGCGCCAGGCTCAACATCATCTCGGCCAGCGCCATGTGCTGGCTCTGATATGCGCGGTCCAAAGGGGTGCGGCCCGCGTCGTCTATCGTGTGCATCCATTCAGCGACCATAGGTGACTCCTTTGCGTGTCTTACACCATCGGGCCAAACCCGGCTGGATGGAAGCAAGATGCGTGCCCGTCAACAGGCCACTTGCGGCGGACGTGCCGGATGAGCGCTAAGTTGCTGTTGAAACAGGCTTTAGAGCGAAGCGTGGGGTCCGCTGCCGGTGCAGGCTGCTGGTGGCTGCGCCACTGCGGGAAACACAAACTGCCAAGATGACAAATCTCCGCCGCCAAGGATTCAGCAGCGCGAACACACCTTATGTGCGCGTAATGCCGGGATTCAGCATGCCGGATACCGCATTGTGCACACGAGGCCGTCTTGTGGTATGCTTCGTGCAAACACCACCTGTTGCGATGGGACGGTTCACTCGATGAGGCAATTTCGTATTCCCGCGCTCTGCGCGGCGGTCTTCGTGCTGGCGTGCTGGGGCTGTCGCCCCGATGTTCAGCCGCCTGCGGCGTCTTCTCCCGAGGAGAAACATCGCCAGTGGCTGGCGCTGGCTGATGCGCCGGTCGAGAACCTGGACTATAGCGCGGCGGTCATGCTGGGCGAACAGTTGGCGGCGGAGGACAGATTGGACCTCATCTTCACGACGCTGGGCGATGCGTCGGCCAACCCGAAGGCGAAACTGCTCGCCGTGGTAAGCCTTACGCCATTGCTTCGTCCGGAAATGACGTCGCAATTGGCGGCGCTGACCGAAAGCGCGCGGGAAGCGACGACGCGGGCCTGCGCGGCCAAATTGCTGGGGTTCATCGACGACGACGGCGCGCGCGCACGGCTGAGGGAACTGATGCATGACCCCGAGCGGCGCGTGCGTGTATCGGCGATGCTCATGCTCGCGCGCGCACACGACGCTTCGGCGGTCGAGGCGCTGCCCACGCTCTGGGCCGATCCGGAAACCAACGCGGCGGAACGCGTCGAACTGGTCCTTTCGTTGCCCGACGAGGGCTCGGCCCGTTTCGAAGGTATTTATAAAGATGCTGCGCTAGACCATGCACTGGACCCCGAGATCCGCATGCGATCGGTGACTGCCCTGGGCGAGATCGGCAATCCTGGCGCGGCCGCAGTGCTCGAGCGT
The DNA window shown above is from Candidatus Hydrogenedentota bacterium and carries:
- the rimO gene encoding 30S ribosomal protein S12 methylthiotransferase RimO, producing the protein MRVGLVTLGCDKNSVDTEYLAAMLEDAGCALHLEPDPEGDDALDAVVVTTCGFIADAKRQSVQALVDWAQRRRNTGAPRLYVMGCLAQRYAGDLLAEIPEIDGIVGVGQFREMVDMVRGEAAASRKDVHEAPAVTIYPFMRRKRLGGAPHAFLKISDGCNHGCTFCSIPLMKGKLRSVDRGLLLREAQELVRQGVREINLIAQDLTAYGRDLAAEYRLPALLRDLAALDGDFWIRCLYCYPGGVTDEFLQALADCPKIVPYLDMPLQHLDPGMLRLMKRPHREVNTFELVRRLRDAVAGIVLRTTMITGFPGETDRAHKRMLEGLGELAFHWLGVFAYSPEEDTPAAAMPRQTRETTRARRKDAVLELQAEITALHNRERIGQRTRVLIERFDDGRGLWAGRSPGEAPEIDGCVYVHASAPLRAGEFVDVVVTAADVYDVTARALA
- a CDS encoding ankyrin repeat domain-containing protein, with the protein product MVAEWMHTIDDAGRTPLDRAYQSQHMALAEMMLSLAHEGSECGVGSMTPLHRAALFGLTDAVRSLVRYGADVNAEDALGETPLHKAAREGHADAVRDLSAAANVNIQSNMGMTPLHWAALTGRGEVAAILLACGADPGMHNEVLNGLTPVDLAELMGHEELAARLGAREKLVA
- a CDS encoding HEAT repeat domain-containing protein, whose product is MRQFRIPALCAAVFVLACWGCRPDVQPPAASSPEEKHRQWLALADAPVENLDYSAAVMLGEQLAAEDRLDLIFTTLGDASANPKAKLLAVVSLTPLLRPEMTSQLAALTESAREATTRACAAKLLGFIDDDGARARLRELMHDPERRVRVSAMLMLARAHDASAVEALPTLWADPETNAAERVELVLSLPDEGSARFEGIYKDAALDHALDPEIRMRSVTALGEIGNPGAAAVLERCAAEDPVPAVREMARSAADAIAARTTNQAAGGAAGG